TATCTGGGGGCGCGAAAGTTTTCCGGTGTGACGATGCGGCGTTTGTTGGGCCTGGTGTTGCTGGTGGCCATCAGCAAGTACTTTTACGGCGTGTTCTTTTCATAAGGCGGCCTGTGCGGCGGGCGCCGAGAGCCGCTCTCCAGGAGGTGAGGGATGGACTTTTTCACGCTGATCGAACGGCCACGCTCGGTGCGCGCCTTTCAGGCTCGCCCCATCGAGGAGGAGAAGGTGCGTCGTCTGTTGCGGGCGGCCCAACGGGCGCCCTCGGCAGGGAATTTGCAGGCGGTGGAGGTATTCGCTCCTACGAGGCCTGAGGTGAAGCAGGCGCTGGCTCAGGCGGCCTGGGATCAGATGTTCATCGCCCGCCAGGCACCGCTGGTGTTGGAGACCCTGGTGATGTTCTCCGGGGTGGACCTGTCGGCCAAGGCCATTCGCCAGCAAATCCTCGGCGGTGGACCTCATCATCCAGACCTCCCGCCTGCGCGATGGCTCGCGCAAGGTGATCGCCGTGACCGAGGTTTCGGGCATGGAAGGTGACATCGTCACCCTGACGGATATCTTCCGCTTCGAGCAGACTGGAGTGGACACGGACGGTAAGGTGTTGGGTGAATTGAAACCCACGGGGATTCGCCCCCTGTTCATGCCGCGGCTGGAAGCGGCGGGCTTTAAGTTGCCGCCGCAGGTGTTCGGCTTTGGCGATGTGAGTTTGCAGGGCAAGCGCCGGCGATGAGGACAGGCTCCCTTCTGGCTTCATTTTGCGGTAGAATTGGGTCATATGGAAGCCCGAACCTGTTGAGGAGCAAGCAATGACTCGTCGCCAGCAATGGTTTGCCATTATCGCGGCATGGATTGTCCTGGCCTTGGTGGGGGTGGTCATCGGTCTCAATCTAAGCAAACACCGGCTGTTGACCCCCGCTCGCCCGGCGGAGCCGCCCACCGAGGCCGCCACGGTGGACCCGGTTTCCCTGGCGGCCACGCTGGCCGCTCAGACGGTGCAGGCGCTGATGACTCAGAACGCCCAGAACGCGCCGACTGCCACTCCTGAGCCGCCCACCGATACGCCGGTTCCCAGCGCCACGCCGACGCCCATCTGGTTCCAGAGCCCCACCCCCTCGCTTACGCCCACCATCACGCCCACCCAGGCGCCCTGCCATCTGGCCTACTTCGTGCGCGAGACGATCCCCGACGGCACGGAGATGCAGCCCGGCCAGGCCTTCACTAAGACCTGGACGCTGCACAACGGCGGTAGTTGCACCTGGACGAAGGATTATAAGGTGGTGTTCGTGGAAGGCAACCCGATGGGTGGCGCGGAAGAGGTGCCCATGCCGTTGGAGGTTCCCCCCGGATATGAGGTGACCATCAGCATTTCCTTTGTCGCGCCCGCCGAGCCGGGGACCTATCGGGCCAGTTACAAACTACAGGATGACCAGGGCACCACCTTTGGTTTAGGGCCGGGGGCCACGGATTCCTTCTGGGTGGAGATTGTGGTGGTCGGCCCCACGGATACGCCCACCCCTGCAGCCACCGCCACACCTGCGCCTGCGCCCACGCCGTAAGCCCGTTGGGCCAAAGACGAAAACCAACCCCGGCACGGTGTCACCGGTGCCGGGGTTTTGGTTTCGCTTCCTGGGAGGGATTGGCCCTTGAGGGGGCTGGGGGAAGGGGCCTGACCCTGGTGTCCGGTGCCGACCCCTGGGGCTCAGGCCAAGACCACATGGAGGAGCAGGAAGCGCTCCAGGGTGGCGTAGAAGTCCTCCAAGGTTTCGGGCAGGCGAAAGCCGTGGCCCTCATCGGGGTACACTTTGTAGATGTGCGGCACGCCGCGCCGGCGGAGGGCCTGCACGATGCGCGCCGACTGGTCTGGCGGGACCACTTTGTCCTTGCCGCCCTGGAACACGGCCAGCGGGTCGCGGATGCGCTCGGCGTGGAAGAGGGGCGACCAAGCGCGGTACTTCTCGGCGGCTTCGGGCAGGGTGCCCACCAGTTTGGCGGTGTAGTGGCGCTCGAATTTGTGGGTGTCCAGGTCAAGGGCGAAGAGGTCGCTGACGCCGTAGAGGTCCACCCCGGCGCGGTAGAGGCCGGGATGGCGGGCCAGGGTGTTGAGCACGGTGTAACCGCCCGCGCTGCCGCCCAGGAGGACCAGGCGCCTGGGGTCGGCTAGGCCGCGCTCGGCCAGGATACGGGCCAGGCCCACGGCGTCTTCCACATCCGCTTCGCCCCAGCGGCCGTAGAGGGCCTCGCGGTAGCGCCGTCCGTAGCCGGTGGAGCCGCGGTAGTTCAGTTCGAGGTAGGCGTAGCCGCGGCTGGCGAAGTAGGCGGCCTGGGCGTTGAAGGCGCTGGTGCGCTGGGAGGTGGGCCCGCCATGCACGGAGACGATGGCCGGCGGTGGCGTTTCGCTGCGCTGCTCGGCGGGGACCGGCGCGTAGTACAGGGCGTGCACGGTGAGGCCGTCGGGTGCCTTCCAGGTGATGTCCTCGGGGGTGGGAAGGTAGGCGACTGGGATGTTCTCGGGGGCGCTGCGGGC
This genomic stretch from Anaerolineae bacterium harbors:
- a CDS encoding nitroreductase family protein, coding for MDFFTLIERPRSVRAFQARPIEEEKVRRLLRAAQRAPSAGNLQAVEVFAPTRPEVKQALAQAAWDQMFIARQAPLVLETLVMFSGVDLSAKAIRQQILGGGPHHPDLPPARWLAQGDRRDRGFGHGR